Proteins co-encoded in one Cyprinus carpio isolate SPL01 chromosome B5, ASM1834038v1, whole genome shotgun sequence genomic window:
- the LOC109079234 gene encoding BRI3-binding protein-like: protein MKGVKLAVVLSVFLAFVLVTETARSKRDSSSQNSFRRAASGFYQTLSNILGEENMRVLYKFFSKTTERFVHGVDLLVDTLWKLWVDLLDVMGIDSSNLTHYFSPSSVSSSPARALLLVAALLVAYWFLSLFLSGFFYILHAVFGRFFWLARVALFALSCLYILQKFEGDPEKAVLPLCFIMAMYFMMGPVGAYWRKGGGPGNLEEKIDHLDTQIRLLNIRLSRVIENLERSSDQ, encoded by the exons ATGAAGGGAGTGAAACTGGCCGTGGTTCTGAGCGTGTTTTTGGCCTTCGTCCTCGTGACTGAAACGGCGCGAAGCAAGAGAGACTCCAGCAGCCAGAACAGCTTCAGGAGGGCGGCCAGTGGCTTCTACCAAACCCTCAGCAATATCCTCGGAGAGGAGAACATGAGGGTTCTGTACAAG TTCTTCTCCAAAACTACAGAGAGGTTCGTTCATGGAGTGGATTTATTAGTGGACACcttgtggaagctgtgggtggATCTGCTGGATGTAATGGGCATCGACT CCTCTAATCTGACGCACTACTTCAGCCCATCGTCTGTGTCCAGTTCTCCTGCTCGCGCACTCCTCCTGGTGGCAGCCTTGCTGGTGGCTTACTGGTTCCTGTCCTTGTTCCTCAGTGGTTTCTTTTACATCCTCCACGCAGTGTTTGGCCGTTTCTTCTGGCTGGCCCGTGTGGCCCTTTTTGCTCTCTCCTGCCTGTACATTCTGCAGAAATTCGAGGGCGACCCGGAGAAAGCGGTGCTGCCACTGTGCTTCATCATGGCGATGTACTTCATGATGGGACCGGTGGGAGCATACTGGAGGAAAGGGGGTGGGCCTGGAAACCTGGAGGAGAAGATCGACCACCTCGATACACAGATCCGGCTCCTTAACATCCGCTTGAGCAGAGTGATTGAAAACCTAGAGCGCTCCAGTGACCAATGA